In Papaver somniferum cultivar HN1 chromosome 1, ASM357369v1, whole genome shotgun sequence, a genomic segment contains:
- the LOC113353281 gene encoding uncharacterized protein LOC113353281 encodes MRDAQIRYPKVERACLALVHAIQRFRHYILSNRVVLVAKADPIKFLLLKPALIGRLAKWLLQMSEFDIACVLPKEIKGQAIADLLDAFPGEDITMLHEEMPVSPSGEVFSLSFKLDFHCTNNSAEYEAFLLGLSLAKQAEAMHLEIRGVSKLLVNNMNGVCSLKEVTLAPFRSGAQRLLAHFSDATIVHTGRTNNRHADCLEILASKLQFEGSEKAIVVQRRSVSSTWLTQVEDAQSSDWWAPIIHELGSSLTKGKISLKELKNFFLLH; translated from the exons ATGAGGGATGCCCAAATCCGATACCCAAAGGTTGAAAGAGCGTGCCTAGCATTGGTTCACGCAATTCAGAGATTCAGGCATTATATTCTATCAAACAGAGTTGTGTTGGTGGCCAaagctgatcctataaagttcttaCTGTTGAAGCCTGCTTTGATTGGAAGACtcgcaaagtggctacttcagatgtcagagtttgaCATAGCATGTGTCCTGCCTAAAGAAATCAAGGGACAAGCAATTGCAGACTTACTTGATGCTTTCCCTGGAGAAGACATCACGATGTTgcatgaagaaatgcccg tatctccatctggtgaagttttctcacttTCATTCAAGCTGGacttccactgcaccaacaattcggcagaatatgaagctttcctcCTGGGGTTatctttggccaagcaagcagaagCAATGCATCTGGAGATAAGAGGAGTTTCAAAGTTGCTGGTCAATAACATGAATGGTGTGTGCTCTCTCAAGGAAGTAACACTCGCTCCATTCAGATCCGGAGCACAAAGATTATTAgctcatttttctgatgcaaCAATTGTGCATACTGGCCGCACCAACAACAGACACGCTGACTGCCTGGAGATTCTTGCGTCTAAGCTGCAGTTTGAAGGGTCAGAGAAAGCCATCGTTGTGCAAAGACGTTCTGTATCATCTACCTGGCTTACTCAAGTTGAAGATGCTCAATCGAGCGACTGGTGGGCacccattattcatgaattggGCAGTTCTCTTACAAAAGGaaaaatcagcctcaaggagttgaagaacttTTTTCTGCTACATTGA